The window TGGTGGACAGCACCAGCTTCTTGCCCGGCGCTACGCCATAACGGCGCACGTAAGTGGAGACCGCTCCGGCTAGCATGTTGCCCGGCACGTCGTTGTTGCCGTAAACCAGTGGACGTTCATGTGTACCGGAGGCCAGCACCACACGCTTGGCGCGAACCCGATGCATGCGCTGACGCACTTGGCCGATCGGTGCGCGATCCCCCAGGTGATCGGTGAGGCGTTCGTGAATGGTCAGGAAGTTGTGGTCGTGGTAACCGTTGACCGTAGCGCGTGGCAGCAACACCACGTTTTTCAGGCCTTTGAGTTCGGCAATCACGGTGGCGACCCATTCCGCTGCGGGTTTGCCGTCCAGACTTTCGCGGCTGTCCAACAGGCTGCCGCCAAATTCTTCCTGCTCGTCGGCCAGGATCACTCGGGCACCGCTACGGGCAGCCGCCAGAGCAGCCGCCAGACCAGCAGGACCCGCACCAACGATCAGCACGTCGCAGTGCTGGTTCATGTTGTCGTAGGTGTCCGGATCGTTTTCGGTCGGCGAGCGACCAAGACCGGCGGCCTTACGAATGTACTTCTCGTAAGTCATCCAGAACGATTGCGGATACATGAAGGTTTTGTAGTAGAAACCCGGTGGCATCAGCTTGCCGCCGACCTTGCCAAGGATGCCCATCACGTCATTGTTGACGCTTGGCCAGCCGTTGGTGCTGGTGGCGACCAGGCCCGAATACAGCGCCTGTTGCGTGGCGCGCACGTTGGGGATCTGGGTCGCTTCGGTGGCGCCGATCTGCAGCACCGCGTTGGGCTCTTCGGAGCCAGCAGCGAAGATCCCGCGAGGACGCGAATACTTGAAGCTGCGGCCGATGACGTCCACGCCATTGGCCAGCAGGGCAGCGGCCAGGGTGTCGCCTTCAAAGCCTTGATAGGTCTGGCCGTTGAAGTTGAAGTTCAAAACCTTGCTGCGGTCGATGCGGCCGCCATTGGGCAATCGGTTGATCTGGCTCATACCTGGTCTCCCTCACTGCTGGCCTTACTGAACGCAGGATTTGGCTCTTTATTAGTGAAGCGCGGTTTCGTGCCGATCAGGTAGGTTTCGAGAATTTCGTAAGTCACGGTGTCGCGGGTCGCGTTGAAGTACTGACGGCAACCGGCGGCGTGGATCCACAGTTCGTGATGCAGCCCGCGTGGGTTATCGCGGAAGAACATGTAGTCGCCCCATTGCTCGTCGGTGCAGGCGGCCGGGTCCAGTGGACGCGGGATGTGTGCCTGGCCTGACGCGTGGAATTCCTCTTCGGAGCGCAGTTCGCCACAGTGAGGACAGAAGATGTGCAGCATGGATGAATCTCCTGTTAGTGAGCGACAGCGGCAGCGCCGTGTTCGTCAATGAGTGCGCCGTTGTGGAAACGGTCGATGGAAAACGGTTTCGCCAATGGGTGCATTTCGCCCTTGGCCAGGCTTGCCGCGAACACGTTGCCCGAGCCCGGCGTGGCTTTGAAACCACCGGTGCCCCAACCGCAGTTGAAGAACATGTTCGGCACAGGGGTCTTGGAAATGATCGGGCAGGCGTCCGGCGTGGTGTCGACGATGCCGCCCCACTGACGGTTCATGCGCACACGGGACAACACCGGGAACATCTCGACGATGGCCTGAATGGTGTGTTCGATCACTGGGTACGAACCGCGCTGACCATAACCGTTGTAGCCATCGATACCGGCACCGATCACCAGGTCGCCCTTGTCGGACTGGCTGATGTAACCGTGTACCGCGTTGGACATGATCACGCTGTCGATAATCGGCTTGATCGGCTCGGACACCAGCGCCTGCAACGGGTGGGATTCAACCGGCAGACGGAAGCCCGCCAGTTTCGCCATGTGCCCGGAGTTACCGGCCGTCACCACGCCGACACGCTTGGCGCCGATGAAGCCTTTGTTGGTTTCCACACCGATGCACACGCCGTTTTCCTTGCGGAAGCCGATCACTTCGGTCTGCTGGATCAAGTCCACGCCCAGGGCGTCAGCAGCACGGGCGAAGCCCCAGGCCACGGCATCGTGACGAGCTACACCGCCGCGACGTTGCACGG of the Paucimonas lemoignei genome contains:
- a CDS encoding sarcosine oxidase subunit delta, which codes for MLHIFCPHCGELRSEEEFHASGQAHIPRPLDPAACTDEQWGDYMFFRDNPRGLHHELWIHAAGCRQYFNATRDTVTYEILETYLIGTKPRFTNKEPNPAFSKASSEGDQV
- the soxB_2 gene encoding sarcosine oxidase subunit beta, whose translation is MQHYSGFGLFKHSLSHHENWQRMWRTPTPKKVYDVVIVGGGGHGLATAYYLAKEHGITNVAVVEKGWLGGGNTARNTTIVRSNYLWDESAHLYEHAMKLWEGLSQDLNYNVMFSQRGVYNLCHTLQDIRDSERRVSANRLNGVDGELLDGKQVAEEIPYLDCSKNTRYPIIGATVQRRGGVARHDAVAWGFARAADALGVDLIQQTEVIGFRKENGVCIGVETNKGFIGAKRVGVVTAGNSGHMAKLAGFRLPVESHPLQALVSEPIKPIIDSVIMSNAVHGYISQSDKGDLVIGAGIDGYNGYGQRGSYPVIEHTIQAIVEMFPVLSRVRMNRQWGGIVDTTPDACPIISKTPVPNMFFNCGWGTGGFKATPGSGNVFAASLAKGEMHPLAKPFSIDRFHNGALIDEHGAAAVAH